The genomic region AACACCTATTTTTTTGCCTTTTAACACTTATCTCTCCTCCTTTAAAAATTTAGGAAGTACCTCGCTTAAAATTTTGCCTGCAGTTTTTGGTGCTATGATCCCAGGAAGTCCTGGCGCTAAAAGAGCTTTAATTCCAATCTTTTTAGCATACGCAAAATCTACCCCCCCAGGTGCAGAAGCGATATCAATAATAACCTCAACATTTTTTAATGATTCAAGAGCTTTTTTGTCTAAGACCATTGAGGGTGCAGTGTTAAAAATTAACTCTGCTTTGGAGTAATGCTGTTTAGCTTTTTGTGGATGAATTCCGTAAAACCCCATTTCAAAGGCCCTTGCAAGGTTAACTGGGTTTCTAGTTACTATAGTTACTTTAGCTCCTAATCCTTGTAGCATACGAGCTAAGGTAGTTCCACAACGACCAAACCCAATTACTATTGCTTTTGAACCATGGATAGTTATTTCTGAGTTATCCATTGCCATCTGAATTGCGCCTTCACCAGAAGGTATTGAATTTAAGATAGCTAGTTCATCATCTTCTGCAATCTCTATAACTTTGCAATTATATTTTTCAGCTAAGCTCAAAAACCACTTTCTAGCCCATCCTATGCATATTAAGGTTTTTTGGGGTAGTTGAATAAAGAAAGATTCTTCAACCACTATGGGTTCTTTTGAGTATTGCGACTTAACAACTCCATGCTCGCTAGTGCCTGACATAGGGAAAACGATTTTATCATTTGGTTGAATAGATTCACCAATTGCCCCCACATCAAACTTGTTAAATCCCTTTAAGTCAAAACCCCAAAGGCTGACGTTATAGCCTTTTTCTTTAAGATTTTCTGCTAGATAAAGTTCCCTATCGTCACCACCGATAAGATGAATATTACACATTTAAATCACCTCTGATATAACATATGATAATTGTTTAGCAAAAGTCACTAAAAAAAGTGCAAAAAACATAAAAAAAAGCTACTGGCTAGAACCAGTAGCTTTTGATTTAATGACTTTCAACATCTTGAGCGCCTTTTTCACGCATTATCGATGCTGCATCCTCAGTATCATTTGACTCTAATATAACTAGAATATGTCCTTCTTGGACTTTCGACTCATAGTGCTTACTTCTTTCTTCAGGAATCCCATAGTCAACAAGACCTCCGGCAACGCCACCTGTTAGGGCGCCTGTTAATATACCCGCCATTGGACCAGCTGCAATTATAGGGCCTAACCCTGGAATTACTAGAGCTCCTGCTCCCACAGCAAGTCCTGCCAATCCGCCTAGAGCTCCACCTGTCAATGTGCCGTCGGTAAGGTTTTGATCTTCAAAGGATAACTCACTATCTTTATTAGCGGACGTTTCTGTGTTAAATCCAGAATCACTGTACTTCTGCCTGTACTCGTTACTTTCCACCCTATAGTTAGTATCTTCAACTTCGGGGTTATTTTGTTGTCCCTGTTGCTTGTCTTTTGCAACAATAGAGATTTCTCCTGCAAATTGATCTTGTCTTAACGTTTTTACAGCTTCCTCTGCTTGTTGTCTAGAAGTGAACAAACCTATTATTTTTTGTGCCATTAAAAAACCTCCTAATTTTAATATCATTATTATGATATCCGAGGAGGTTTAAAATTATTTTATTCTTCATCTACATTAACGATTATAGTGTCTTGGCCAATTTTTTTTATTGAAGACCAAGGTATGGTGACACTTTTAGTGTTTCCTGAAAGTGTGCTCCAAACGTTTGCTTTATCTGGAATTATAAGTTCCTTGATTCCACCTGTTTCAATATCGATTACTAAGTCACAGTTTCCTACAACTCCTAGCTTTTTACCATCACTATAGTTAATAATCTCTTTGCTATCAAGCTCAGAAAAACGCATGCCGTAGCCTCCTTTATTTCCTTTGAAGCTGCATAAGTTTGTTTATTTTATTATCTAATTCCATGCTTATTCTTAATAATTTTTTATTATCTAAAGTGTCCTTAGAGTTATATCCTTCATTTAACTCTTTTCTTAATTGTTCAATTTCAGATTTAATTTGCTTTTTCTTATAACTTATTTCAGTCATGGTCTCACCTGCTTTTAAGAGTTAGTGTTACTATATTCGTGAACACAGTGGAGATTCCCTTTAAATTGGTTAAAAATTTTGATCGATTTTTGTAATATCTTCTTTTTGAAAGTCTGGGCATAACATTCTATCCATATGTACAATCTCATACCCTTTTTCCTTAATACCTTCTATCATCATTTCTAAAGCTAATGGTGTTTGTTCCGTAGGATGCATCAAAATAATTGCCCCATTGTGTATATTTTCAATAATTCTATTTGACATATTTTCTGAACCAGGTCGCTGCCAATCAATTGTATCTAAGCTCCATAATACGTTTGTCATTCCTTCTTTATGAGCCACTTGGAAAATTCTTTTTTCTTTCTCACCATAAGGTGGGCTAAAAAAATTAGCCTTTTTACCAGTTGCTTTATAAATAGCCTCATTTGTTTTGTTAATTTCTTCTATGATTTTATCATCACTTATCTTACTCATATAGGGATCGGAATAGCCGTGATTACCAATTACATGGCCTTGCTTTTGTATTTTGTCTACAATCTGAGTGTTTTTTTCAGCCCATTTTCCAACTAAAAAAAAATTTGCTTTACACTCATGTTCTTTTAATATATCTAGCATTTCAAGTAAGTATTCTGTACCCCATGAGACATTAATTACAAAAGATACCATCTTTTTACTTGGATGCCCTTGGTAAATTGGAACATCTGCGTAATCTTCTATGGTTTTTTCTGGTTCTATTGTGTTAAGGTATGGAATAACTTTTTCTCCTTTTGAAGAATTTATGATTTTTTCCGCTGTTTTCTCTATATTTAGCTCAAAGCCATTTAAGTGAGGAATCAAACTCTGTGTTTCAGGATCGATGTAAGCACTTTTAGGTTCTCTCTCATAGTTACTAGCAACAGATCGTAAGTAATTTTCTACCTCATCTTTTTTCACTCCACCGAGGTTGAAATCCCCGAAAACTACGTTGGCATTAACCGTTGAAACAGAACTATAAAACGATGCTCCAACTATTAATAATATTAAAAATACCTTTATTAAAACTACCGTAATTAAAGTTTTAAATCTTAATGTTTTTATGTATATCGCCATATCTCCACCTCCTATATAAATAATAGTATTTCGAGGATTGGGTAGGTATTACAAAACTAATAAAAAAAGCATCTTTTAGCAGATGCTTTTTTTATTAGTTTTCTTTATTTTGTTGTTGGTCTTCTTTGAGAAGAGCCTTTCTAGACAGGTTGATACGTCCCTTTTCATCGATATCAGTAACTTTTACCTCGATTGTATCACCTAGGTTTACAATATCTTCTGTTTTATTTACTCTTTCTAGATCCAGCTGAGAAATATGGATTAGCCCCTCTTTTCCTGGTAAAACCTCAGCGAAAGCTCCATATTTTTCCACTCTTGTAACTTTTGCTTGATACTTTTTGCCAACCTCCACTTCAGCAGTTAAATCTTTAATAATTTTTAAAGCTTTATCTCCTGATTCTTGGTCGACAGCAGCGATAAACACCTTGCCATCAGGTTCTATATCAATCTTGACCCCAGTTTGATCTATGATTTGGTTTATCATTTTACCACCCGGGCCAATTACGTCCCTTATCTTATCAGGGTTAATCTTAAACTGCATAATCTTAGGTGCATATTTGGATAGTAAGGTATTTGGTTTATCAATTGTTTGCAACATTTTGTCCATAATCTTTAGGTAATTTCTTTTACCTGATTTTATAGCACTAGATAGTATGTCTTCATTGATACCTGCTACTTTTATATCCATTTGTAGAGCGGTGATACCATCTTCTGTTCCAGCCACCTTAAAGTCCATATCTCCTAAAAAGTCTTCCATTCCCTGTATATCTGTAAGAACTTGATGCTTGTCCTCACCTATTACCAAGCCCATGGCAATGCCTGAGACAGGTTTTTTGATAGGCACACCGGCGTGCATTAAAGATAGGGTGCTGGCACATACACTACCCATTGATGATGAACCATTAGATTCTAGAACTTCTGAAACTAAGCGGATTGTGTAAGGGAAATCCTCCTCAGATGGAATCATTGGTTCTAAAGCCCGTTCTGCTAAGGCACCATGGCCAATTTCTCTTCTACCTGGACCTCTCATAAACCCTGGTTCTCCAACAGAAAAAGGCGGGAAATTATAGTGATGTATATAACGCTTAGACTCCTCTAAGTCTATTCCATCTAAGATTTGAACATCTCCTAATGGTCCTAATGTACAAACACTTAGTACTTGAGTTTGTCCTCTTTTAAACAGACCAGAGCCATGAGTTCGAGGTAGTATATCAATCTCACAACTAATCGGTCTTATTTCATCAGGGTTACGTCCGTCTGGGCGAATACCTTCATTTAATATACTATTTCTTACCTCTTCTTTCACAATTATAGAAATAACTTCGCTAATATCTGCTTGTTTTTCTTCAAATTGATCGCCATAAAAGCCCTCAAGCGTGGTAAAAACATCATCTTTTACATTGTTAATATTGGTTTCACGCTCAAGCTTATCAAAGGTCTGAATAGCCTGTTTTAATGGATTGCTAGCAATCTCACGAACTTTTTGGTCAACTTCTTCATCTACTTTATGTAGGTGTACTTCCATCTTTTCTTTGCCAATTTCTGCAATTATCTTTTTTTGAAAGCTGACAATATTTTTAATTTCTTCATGAGCTTTCATCAAAGCTTCTAAAATGATATCCTCTGAAACTTCGTTAGCACCTGCTTCCACCATCATTATTGCTTCTTCAGTTCCTGCTACGGTAAGGTTTAAATCAGTATGCTCTCTTTGCTCAAAAGTAGGGTTTATAACAATTTCATTGTTAATTAATCCTACTGAAACAGCACCAACAGGTCCGTCAAAAGGAATATCTGAAATGCATAATGCTATAGAAGCACCGTTAATTGCTGTAATCTCTGGCAAATTATCTTGATCTACAGACATAACAGTACAAACTACATGGACCGCATTTCTAAAACCTTCTGGAAATAATGGTCTAAGTGGCCTATCAGTTAACCTCGCAGCTAAAACAGCTTTTTCTGATGGCCTACCTTCTCTTTTGATAAACCCTCCAGGGATTTTTCCAACAGCATAAAGTCTTTCCTCATAATCAACTGTTAACGGAAAGAAGTTTACACCCTCCTTAGCTTCCTTAGAAGCTGTGGCATTTACCAACACCGAAGTGTCACCGTACTTTAACATTGCAGAACCATTTGCTTGCTGAGAATACTTTTGGGTTTCTACGACCAACTCTCTCCCAGCAAAATTGTAACTATAAACTTTACTCATCGTCATCCTCCTTTCAGATAATATTATCCCTTTTTATAGGAATAATATGCCTTCAACACTATTTTGAATTTACTGAATTAAAAATAAAGCGGGATTAATCCCGCTTTATTTACTTTCTAATGTTTAGCTTTTCGATTAGGGTTCTGTATCTCTCGATATCTTTATCTTTTAAGTAGTTCAAAAGATTACGTCTTTTACCAACCATTTTTAGAAGTCCTCTTCTAGAATGGAAATCTTTTTTATGAGTTTTAAAATGATCGTTTAGTTGGTTAATTCTGTGAGTTAATACAGCGATTTGTACCTCTGGAGAACCAGTGTCTCCCTCATGAGTTTTAAACTCTTCGATTACTTTTTGTTTATCAAAAGTCATTGTTTCACCTCCTAAAATTTCTCCATTAGCCCAGTGTACCGTCGGTGAGTCGATAAACAGAGCGTAAGGAACTTAACAATAAAAAGTTTATCATATTTCTACCCAAATGTAAAGAATTACTATGTTAGAATCCTTCTGGCATCCTTTATATCGTTATTTACTTGATTTATTAACTCTATTTTATTTTCAAAGTTTTGTTCACTTCTTAAAAATTTAACTAAACTTATACATACCATTTTCCCATATAAAGTCTTTTCTAAATCGAAGATATGAACTTCCACACCATACTTATTGTTTCCTATAGTTGGCTTTGTGCCGAAGTTGGCCACCCCAGAAAAAGTTTTGCCATCCACCTTAACTTTAACAGCATATACACCATTTTTAGGGTATAAAGTGTTGCTATTAAGATAGAAGTTAGCAGTGGGAAAACCCATTTTCTTTCCCAAACCTAAACCACTAACCACAATCCCGGAATATATCGGATATTCTCCAGCTACATTATAGAATAATTGAATATCCCCATCTAATAAAGCTTTCCTAAGTAAAGTGCTTGATGCTACAACATTGTCAAAAGTTACTGCATCCAAAACTTCTGTATTAAACTCTGAATACTTCTTTAAAAATTTGGCGTTTCCTTCGCCATTTCTTCCAAAGCAAAAATCATATCCTATAACTAGTCCTTTACATTTAAGTTTGTTAATCAAAATTTCTTGCACAAATTTTTTAGGCGAATAACCAGCAAAATCCTTAGTAAATGGAATAATTATCAAGTAGTCTACTTCCGTTTTCTTTAGTTTCTCCACTTTTATCTCTATGGGGTTAATCACTTTAAAATCAGGAACAAAAAGCGACTGAGGATGGGGAAAAAAAGAGATTATAACTGAACTGCCTCCAGAGCTTTTTGCTTTTTCCTTAACCTTTTCCACTAATTGTTTATGACCCTTATGGTAACCATCAAAGTTACCTATTGTAACAAAAGAACTCCCTTGAATTAGTTTGATTTTTTCTAAGCCAAATATAACTTCCATTTCACCCGCTCCTCTTAAGCATAAACTTTAGTAGGTTTAAGGCTACCTCTTGCTGAATTAGCTAGTGCCAAAAAATCACCTTGCCTATTGTAAAGTCTTACTGTTCCTTCTACTTCAGTATCTATATTAACCTTCCTACCGTGGATAATTGCTTGACTGCTATCATCATCTAAAGTTAGTTTAGGAAACTTTACTAACACCGTGTCTAATGGAAAAAGCATTTCCGGCACTTTGTCCTTTTCGATTTGTGATAGAGGAGTTGCTGTCTCAATATTAAAAGGTCCAACTTTTGTTCTTAGTAAAAAAGACATTAAACCACCATACCCAACTACGTCACCGATATCTGTACAAAGCGATCTTATATAAGTGCCCTTTGAACAAGTCACATCAATATAAAACTTATCCTGTTTAAAGGGGGTGTCAATCAACTCTATTTTATATACCTGCACCTTCCTAGTTGGCACCTCTACCTCTTTTCCTTGACGATAATACTCATAAAGCTTCTTGCCTTTAACCTTAATAGCTGATGCCATTGGTGGCGTTTGTGTTATTTCACCAACAAAACCATTTAAAATTTCTGTTAGAGCATTTCTTTCTAAACTAAAATCTTTTGGCAGTTCTTGTTTTGTTACGTTTCCGTATAAATCGCCAGTGTCAGATTTTTCACCTAAGGTTACCTCAGCTCTGTAAACTTTATCAAAATCCATGACATACTGACTGACCCGTGTCGCTTTGCCAATACAGATAGGCAGCACACCAGCAGCATTAGGGTCTAATGTACCGGTGTGCCCTATTTTTTTAATTCCTAATTTTTTTCTTAGTTCAGCCACTACCTGATGAGATGTTTTACCAGGGGGCTTTAAAACATTTATAATACCATCCATATTAGAGATTAATCTTCCCTTCTACAACTTTTATAACGTCTGCTAAAATTTCACCGGGATCGTCATTTTTAAGGCTAAAACCTGCGGCCTTTTTATGACCCCCTCCTCCGTAGTAGCGACAAATCTCTCCGACATCAGCATCTCCAGTGGATCTAAAGCTAAACTTCATAAAATCACCTTCACATTTTACCAAGATAGCAATCTTCACACCTTCAATATTTCGTAAATAATCAACTAAGTCATCTGTCTGCTGGAAATCTGCCATCCCATGAGACAAAAGGTCATCTATGGTTACTGTAAGAACTGCAATGGTACTATCGTTATAGACCTTAATTTTATTTAAGAATGATGATAAGAATTTATAATAGTTTAGACTTTTTTTCTCTAAGTTTTGTTTAAATATAGAGGGATTTACTCCTGTTTCCAATAATTCTCCTGCTATAACATGAGTTTTTGGACTAGTGTTCTCATAGCAGAAGAAACCAGAATCAGTGACAATACCTAGGTATAGACAGTTAGCCATCTCTAAAGTCAAGGGAATATCCAAAGCCTTTAAGATATCATAGACAAGCTCTGCAGTTGCAACTTTAGATTCATCTAGGTAGTTTATGTTGGCAAAGCTTGTGTTTTTAGGATGATGATCAATATTTATAGAGGTAGTAAAGGAGGATAGCTCAATTCCCT from Proteinivorax hydrogeniformans harbors:
- a CDS encoding YlmC/YmxH family sporulation protein gives rise to the protein MRFSELDSKEIINYSDGKKLGVVGNCDLVIDIETGGIKELIIPDKANVWSTLSGNTKSVTIPWSSIKKIGQDTIIVNVDEE
- the truB gene encoding tRNA pseudouridine(55) synthase TruB, whose amino-acid sequence is MDGIINVLKPPGKTSHQVVAELRKKLGIKKIGHTGTLDPNAAGVLPICIGKATRVSQYVMDFDKVYRAEVTLGEKSDTGDLYGNVTKQELPKDFSLERNALTEILNGFVGEITQTPPMASAIKVKGKKLYEYYRQGKEVEVPTRKVQVYKIELIDTPFKQDKFYIDVTCSKGTYIRSLCTDIGDVVGYGGLMSFLLRTKVGPFNIETATPLSQIEKDKVPEMLFPLDTVLVKFPKLTLDDDSSQAIIHGRKVNIDTEVEGTVRLYNRQGDFLALANSARGSLKPTKVYA
- the rpsO gene encoding 30S ribosomal protein S15 gives rise to the protein MTFDKQKVIEEFKTHEGDTGSPEVQIAVLTHRINQLNDHFKTHKKDFHSRRGLLKMVGKRRNLLNYLKDKDIERYRTLIEKLNIRK
- the dpsA gene encoding dipicolinate synthase subunit DpsA, giving the protein MCNIHLIGGDDRELYLAENLKEKGYNVSLWGFDLKGFNKFDVGAIGESIQPNDKIVFPMSGTSEHGVVKSQYSKEPIVVEESFFIQLPQKTLICIGWARKWFLSLAEKYNCKVIEIAEDDELAILNSIPSGEGAIQMAMDNSEITIHGSKAIVIGFGRCGTTLARMLQGLGAKVTIVTRNPVNLARAFEMGFYGIHPQKAKQHYSKAELIFNTAPSMVLDKKALESLKNVEVIIDIASAPGGVDFAYAKKIGIKALLAPGLPGIIAPKTAGKILSEVLPKFLKEER
- a CDS encoding polyribonucleotide nucleotidyltransferase produces the protein MSKVYSYNFAGRELVVETQKYSQQANGSAMLKYGDTSVLVNATASKEAKEGVNFFPLTVDYEERLYAVGKIPGGFIKREGRPSEKAVLAARLTDRPLRPLFPEGFRNAVHVVCTVMSVDQDNLPEITAINGASIALCISDIPFDGPVGAVSVGLINNEIVINPTFEQREHTDLNLTVAGTEEAIMMVEAGANEVSEDIILEALMKAHEEIKNIVSFQKKIIAEIGKEKMEVHLHKVDEEVDQKVREIASNPLKQAIQTFDKLERETNINNVKDDVFTTLEGFYGDQFEEKQADISEVISIIVKEEVRNSILNEGIRPDGRNPDEIRPISCEIDILPRTHGSGLFKRGQTQVLSVCTLGPLGDVQILDGIDLEESKRYIHHYNFPPFSVGEPGFMRGPGRREIGHGALAERALEPMIPSEEDFPYTIRLVSEVLESNGSSSMGSVCASTLSLMHAGVPIKKPVSGIAMGLVIGEDKHQVLTDIQGMEDFLGDMDFKVAGTEDGITALQMDIKVAGINEDILSSAIKSGKRNYLKIMDKMLQTIDKPNTLLSKYAPKIMQFKINPDKIRDVIGPGGKMINQIIDQTGVKIDIEPDGKVFIAAVDQESGDKALKIIKDLTAEVEVGKKYQAKVTRVEKYGAFAEVLPGKEGLIHISQLDLERVNKTEDIVNLGDTIEVKVTDIDEKGRINLSRKALLKEDQQQNKEN
- a CDS encoding aspartyl-phosphate phosphatase Spo0E family protein, whose translation is MTEISYKKKQIKSEIEQLRKELNEGYNSKDTLDNKKLLRISMELDNKINKLMQLQRK
- a CDS encoding bifunctional oligoribonuclease/PAP phosphatase NrnA — protein: MISFLGTLMMASNFKALLNTIRDQKEFTLVGHPGPDGDCLGSMVALGLGLKFLGKTVSLYCNETVPKQFLFLDEMSLISSDKPTNHKSCLIVLDCSDEQRILEQGIELSSFTTSINIDHHPKNTSFANINYLDESKVATAELVYDILKALDIPLTLEMANCLYLGIVTDSGFFCYENTSPKTHVIAGELLETGVNPSIFKQNLEKKSLNYYKFLSSFLNKIKVYNDSTIAVLTVTIDDLLSHGMADFQQTDDLVDYLRNIEGVKIAILVKCEGDFMKFSFRSTGDADVGEICRYYGGGGHKKAAGFSLKNDDPGEILADVIKVVEGKINL
- a CDS encoding bifunctional riboflavin kinase/FAD synthetase, producing the protein MEVIFGLEKIKLIQGSSFVTIGNFDGYHKGHKQLVEKVKEKAKSSGGSSVIISFFPHPQSLFVPDFKVINPIEIKVEKLKKTEVDYLIIIPFTKDFAGYSPKKFVQEILINKLKCKGLVIGYDFCFGRNGEGNAKFLKKYSEFNTEVLDAVTFDNVVASSTLLRKALLDGDIQLFYNVAGEYPIYSGIVVSGLGLGKKMGFPTANFYLNSNTLYPKNGVYAVKVKVDGKTFSGVANFGTKPTIGNNKYGVEVHIFDLEKTLYGKMVCISLVKFLRSEQNFENKIELINQVNNDIKDARRILT
- a CDS encoding polysaccharide deacetylase family protein, coding for MAIYIKTLRFKTLITVVLIKVFLILLIVGASFYSSVSTVNANVVFGDFNLGGVKKDEVENYLRSVASNYEREPKSAYIDPETQSLIPHLNGFELNIEKTAEKIINSSKGEKVIPYLNTIEPEKTIEDYADVPIYQGHPSKKMVSFVINVSWGTEYLLEMLDILKEHECKANFFLVGKWAEKNTQIVDKIQKQGHVIGNHGYSDPYMSKISDDKIIEEINKTNEAIYKATGKKANFFSPPYGEKEKRIFQVAHKEGMTNVLWSLDTIDWQRPGSENMSNRIIENIHNGAIILMHPTEQTPLALEMMIEGIKEKGYEIVHMDRMLCPDFQKEDITKIDQNF